The following coding sequences lie in one Polynucleobacter asymbioticus genomic window:
- the ilvA gene encoding threonine ammonia-lyase, biosynthetic, with protein MATNYLKKILSARVYDVARETELQVAPELTKRLGNQVLLKREDNQPVFSFKLRGAYNKMAHLPPEALKRGVIAASAGNHAQGVALAAAKMKCKAVIVMPLTTPSVKIDAVKARGGSWVEVILHGESYSDAFKYSELLEKKRGLTFVHPFDDPDVIAGQGTIAQEIFQQYQEPIDAIFVAIGGGGLIAGIGEYVKAVSPKTKVIGVQSVDSDAMRRSLAANKRIEMKDVGLFSDGTAVKLVGKETFRICKRVVDDIITVDTDEICAAINDVFTDTRSILEPAGALAIAGMKKYVEKHRLKKKTLVAIACGANMNFSRLRFVAERADVGEFREAVFAVTIPEERGSFRRFCELLGNRNVTEFNYRIADQSEAHIFVGIGTQKATDSTTIAKHFRKAKFATIDLTHDELAKSHLRHMVGGRSTLAQDELLYRFEFPERPGALMKFLTSMAPNWNISLFHYRNHGADYGRILVGLQVPKNEQKKFQSFLASLGYPHWNETDNPAYRLFLK; from the coding sequence ATGGCAACGAACTATTTAAAGAAAATTTTATCGGCCCGAGTCTACGATGTGGCCAGGGAAACAGAGCTCCAAGTAGCCCCCGAACTCACAAAGCGCTTAGGCAACCAAGTTTTGCTCAAAAGAGAGGATAACCAACCGGTTTTCTCCTTCAAATTGCGTGGCGCCTACAACAAAATGGCCCATTTACCCCCTGAAGCCCTAAAACGGGGGGTTATTGCAGCCTCAGCAGGCAATCATGCCCAAGGCGTGGCCCTGGCGGCAGCCAAAATGAAGTGCAAAGCAGTCATCGTGATGCCACTAACCACCCCAAGCGTCAAAATTGATGCCGTGAAGGCGCGCGGCGGATCTTGGGTTGAGGTGATCTTGCATGGCGAATCCTATAGTGACGCCTTCAAATACTCCGAACTTTTAGAGAAAAAACGGGGTCTAACCTTTGTTCACCCTTTTGATGATCCCGATGTCATCGCCGGGCAAGGGACGATCGCCCAGGAAATCTTTCAACAATATCAAGAGCCCATCGATGCCATTTTTGTAGCTATCGGTGGTGGCGGTCTGATAGCTGGAATTGGCGAATACGTTAAAGCGGTCAGCCCCAAAACCAAAGTGATTGGTGTCCAGTCAGTGGACTCAGATGCAATGCGAAGATCGCTCGCAGCAAATAAGCGCATTGAAATGAAGGATGTGGGCCTCTTCTCCGATGGCACCGCAGTCAAACTCGTTGGCAAAGAAACTTTTCGCATTTGTAAACGCGTAGTCGATGACATCATCACGGTTGATACCGATGAAATCTGCGCTGCGATCAACGACGTCTTCACAGACACCCGTAGCATTCTAGAGCCTGCTGGCGCCTTAGCGATTGCGGGCATGAAGAAGTATGTAGAAAAGCATCGCTTGAAAAAGAAAACATTGGTAGCGATTGCTTGTGGCGCGAATATGAATTTTAGTCGCCTGCGCTTTGTCGCTGAGCGCGCTGATGTTGGCGAATTCCGTGAAGCGGTTTTTGCTGTCACTATTCCTGAAGAGCGTGGCTCCTTCAGACGCTTTTGTGAATTACTCGGCAATCGAAACGTAACGGAATTTAACTATCGCATCGCTGATCAAAGTGAAGCGCATATCTTCGTTGGCATTGGCACACAAAAAGCAACTGATAGCACCACCATTGCAAAGCATTTTCGTAAGGCGAAATTTGCGACCATCGATCTCACCCATGATGAGCTAGCAAAGTCTCACCTGCGTCATATGGTAGGCGGTCGCTCCACCCTTGCTCAAGATGAACTGCTTTACCGCTTCGAATTTCCGGAGCGCCCAGGCGCTTTGATGAAATTCCTCACTAGCATGGCCCCCAATTGGAATATCAGTCTTTTCCATTACCGCAATCACGGCGCAGACTATGGTCGCATCTTGGTAGGCCTCCAGGTTCCCAAAAATGAACAGAAGAAATTTCAAAGTTTCTTAGCATCGCTTGGTTATCCTCATTGGAATGAAACTGATAACCCGGCTTACCGCTTATTTCTTAAATAA
- a CDS encoding 5'-nucleotidase, which translates to MSYTLTGKLVVAISSRALFDFEEENRIFESTDDSAYMKLQLDRLSNAAQTGVAFPLVKKLLAFNEEGEQRVEVVILSRNDPVSGLRVFRSAEHHGLHLERGVFTRGRPPYHYLRSLHANLFLSANEDDVRATIDAGFPAARVYPESSKTAESHPNEIRIAFDGDAVLFSDEAEQVFQSEGLVAFVDHESKKAAIPLPPGPFKPLLEALHRLQRSTSEKGMRIRTALVTARSAPAHERAIRTLMAWGIDVDEAMFLGGLSKSEFLREFEPDFFFDDQTGHCQSAASVAPTGHVVSGVSNKPKS; encoded by the coding sequence ATGTCATACACACTTACCGGGAAACTCGTCGTTGCGATTTCATCGCGCGCGTTGTTTGATTTTGAAGAAGAGAATCGCATCTTCGAATCGACTGATGACAGCGCCTATATGAAGCTGCAATTAGATCGCCTATCTAATGCTGCTCAAACGGGTGTTGCTTTTCCCTTGGTAAAAAAATTACTCGCCTTTAACGAAGAGGGTGAGCAACGCGTTGAGGTTGTAATTCTTTCTCGCAATGACCCAGTAAGCGGCTTACGTGTCTTTCGCTCAGCCGAACATCATGGCCTACATTTAGAGCGCGGTGTCTTTACAAGAGGTCGGCCACCCTATCACTACCTTCGCTCGCTACATGCCAACTTATTTCTCTCGGCTAATGAAGATGATGTGCGCGCTACGATTGATGCCGGGTTTCCTGCGGCACGCGTATATCCAGAGTCGAGCAAAACTGCAGAGTCTCACCCCAATGAAATTCGCATTGCCTTTGACGGTGACGCCGTTCTCTTTTCAGATGAAGCAGAGCAAGTATTTCAGAGCGAAGGCTTAGTAGCCTTTGTTGATCATGAAAGCAAGAAGGCCGCAATTCCTTTGCCACCAGGCCCATTCAAGCCCTTGTTAGAAGCCTTACATCGTCTGCAACGCTCTACTAGCGAAAAGGGCATGCGGATTCGTACCGCCCTGGTAACTGCTCGCTCTGCGCCCGCCCATGAGCGCGCCATCCGCACACTCATGGCTTGGGGTATTGATGTTGATGAGGCCATGTTTCTCGGCGGACTCTCTAAAAGCGAATTCTTACGCGAGTTTGAGCCAGATTTTTTCTTTGATGACCAAACTGGTCACTGCCAATCCGCTGCATCAGTAGCACCTACTGGTCACGTTGTATCTGGTGTTTCTAATAAACCTAAAAGCTAA
- the queF gene encoding NADPH-dependent 7-cyano-7-deazaguanine reductase QueF (Catalyzes the NADPH-dependent reduction of 7-cyano-7-deazaguanine (preQ0) to 7-aminomethyl-7-deazaguanine (preQ1) in queuosine biosynthesis), giving the protein MPIIPLGKSTEYPDQYDPSLLFPITRSENRLKLDIKPNQALPFVGVDIWNAFELGWLNKKGKPQIALAEFQIPADSPNMIESKSFKLYLNSLNSARFEDEAEVRERLIADLSAVAGSKITTRINPAEVIAKKGMQEMSGVLMDRLDIEIDPSLSADPTLLEVNESFGPIEQCLVSHLLKSNCPVTGQPDWASVQIRYQGRPILEEGLLRYLIGFRQKGEFHEHCVETIFTDIKRQCKPEKLSVYARYTRRGGLDINPFRTDHNAPWPDNTRHARQ; this is encoded by the coding sequence ATGCCCATAATTCCTCTAGGTAAGTCAACAGAATATCCGGATCAATATGATCCGAGCTTGCTCTTTCCGATTACTCGCTCTGAAAACCGCCTCAAGCTAGACATCAAACCAAATCAAGCTTTGCCTTTTGTTGGTGTTGATATTTGGAATGCCTTTGAACTTGGTTGGCTCAATAAAAAAGGGAAGCCCCAGATTGCTCTAGCGGAATTTCAAATTCCAGCAGATTCTCCCAACATGATTGAGTCGAAGTCATTCAAGCTTTATCTAAATAGCCTTAACAGCGCCCGCTTTGAAGATGAAGCTGAAGTGCGCGAAAGGTTGATTGCAGATTTGTCGGCAGTGGCTGGCAGCAAGATTACCACTCGCATCAATCCAGCCGAAGTAATTGCCAAAAAAGGAATGCAGGAGATGAGTGGCGTTCTGATGGATCGCCTCGATATCGAGATCGATCCAAGCCTATCAGCCGACCCCACCTTGTTGGAAGTAAATGAATCTTTTGGGCCGATCGAGCAGTGCTTGGTTTCTCATCTACTCAAATCAAATTGTCCAGTGACTGGCCAACCAGATTGGGCTAGCGTGCAAATTCGCTATCAAGGTCGCCCGATTTTGGAGGAAGGCTTGCTGCGCTATCTGATTGGGTTCAGGCAAAAAGGTGAGTTTCATGAGCATTGTGTTGAAACCATCTTCACCGATATCAAGCGTCAATGCAAACCAGAAAAACTCTCCGTCTACGCTCGCTACACCCGACGTGGCGGTCTAGATATCAATCCCTTTCGCACTGATCACAATGCGCCTTGGCCAGACAATACGCGCCATGCAAGGCAGTAA